From one Anopheles bellator chromosome 1, idAnoBellAS_SP24_06.2, whole genome shotgun sequence genomic stretch:
- the LOC131205959 gene encoding probable tRNA (uracil-O(2)-)-methyltransferase yields the protein MFERIIGETDVQKNYGDNFWQAVDIYLFKAHVINKKLFGVKVISVSSYRNQSHASIDECFCDETRIEENLSQRGFEIFSETTEHVSVDRLSGSGNDGLIIVNRLLPKNINVFQPIDVICVIDFASRAVYLRGQQNDGTSTLFPSFPFVVQAKEAKLSIRCRSCDVAEERSTLWLRDVLMVRLVKWMVASTPRHGDSAPDTAVRSLSLIDDMEQYNHVFHELKQKYGSSMVKIWPECTDPQKFVFEDIAIAAYLIMLWRKERLGTNSPSLQSFVDIGCGNGLLVYILSCEGHRGYGIDLRKRKLWDLYPSGTVDLRVQTLVPSSASLFPDIDWIIGNHSDELSPWIPVIAARSSYTGRFFLLPCCAYEFDGSKYQRQNSNLSQYGDFLRYANEIAQVCGFDVDTDRLRIPSTKRTCIVGRTRNYPIEEYDVIDGNIQTFINERTMQATAMQKIADEWTANFKPRDSTEKVRNCTKIDRSIVDKIVAIVFEALLAKQGLVPELSNWNSGGTLMVGDLVKTIPSEHLTALKAECGGLQTLLKNNHQIFQVHNGAVQLRIPSKVSEIAGLSVPRRTKKVKNFQPINLKQKTCWFFKNHPNGCPLDERDCKFNHLS from the exons atGTTCGAGCGAATAATTGGCGAAACGGATGTGCAGAAGAATTATGGCGACAATTTCTGGCAAGCCGTGGACATTTACCTCTTCAAAGCACATGTGATTAACAAAAAACTCTTCGGCGTAAAGGTCATATCGGTATCATCTTATCGCAATCAATCGCACGCATCAATTGACGAGTGTTTCTGTGACGAAACCCGAATCGAAGAAAATCTCTCCCAACGGGGGTTTGAAATCTTCTCGGAAACAACGGAACACGTTTCCGTGGACCGCTTATCGGGAAGCGGAAACGACGGTTTAATTATCGTGAATCGCCTGCTGCCAAAGAACATTAACGTTTTCCAACCGATAGATGTGATCTGCGTGATCG ATTTCGCTTCCCGTGCAGTGTATTTAAGGGGGCAGCAGAACGATGGCACGAGTACTTTATTTCCctcgtttcctttcgttgTGCAAGCTAAagaagcaaaactttccatccggtgccggtcgtgTGATGTTGCCGAAGAGCGATCGACACTGTGGCTACGAGACGTTCTGATGGTCCGGTTGGTCAAATGGATGGTGGCCAGCACCCCAAGGCATGGTGACAGTGCTCCGGACACTGCTGTACGTTCGCTTTCATTGATCGACGATATGGAACAATACAATCATGTTTTCCACGAGCTAAAACAAAAGTATGGCTCTtcgatggtgaaaatttgGCCCGAGTGTACCGATCCACAGAAGTTTGTGTTTGAGGATATCGCCATCGCCGCTTATCTGATCATGCTATGGCGCAAAGAAAGACTGGGCACAAATTCACCTTCGCTACAATCTTTCGTGGATATCGGTTGCGGCAATGGATTGCTGGTTTATATTCTTTCTTGCGAGGGCCACCGCGGTTACGGGATTGACCTAAGGAAACGGAAGCTGTGGGATCTCTACCCATCAGGAACGGTGGATTTACGCGTGCAAACACTTGTACCGTCCAGTGCGTCACTGTTCCCGGATATCGACTGGATCATCGGTAATCACTCGGATGAACTGTCCCCCTGGATACCGGTGATAGCGGCGCGAAGCTCTTACACtggtcgtttttttctgctcccgTGCTGCGCATACGAGTTCGATGGTAGCAAATATCAACGCCAAAACAGCAACCTCAGCCAATATGGAGATTTCCTTAGGTATGCGAATGAAATTGCGCAGGTTTGCGGGTTCGATGTAGACACGGACCGTTTGCGAATACCGAGCACCAAACGGACATGCATAGTCGGGCGCACCAGAAACTACCCGATTGAGGAGTACGATGTTATCGATGGCAATATTCAAACTTTTATCAACGAGCGAACGATGCAGGCGACCGCAATGCAGAAGATCGCGGATGAGTGGACGGCCAATTTCAAACCTCGTGACAGCACCGAAAAAGTACGCAATTGTACGAAAATCGACCGCTCGATTGTGGACAAGATTGTGGCGATCGTGTTTGAAGCATTGCTCGCCAAGCAGGGTTTGGTGCCGGAGCTTAGCAATTGGAACTCGGGAGGTACACTTATGGTGGGCGATCTAGTGAAAACGATTCCATCCGAGCATTTGACTGCGCTAAAGGCCGAATGTGGGGGGTTGCAAACGTTGTTGAAAAACAATCATCAAATTTTTCAAGTCCACAACGGAGCGGTCCAGTTACGGATACCGAGCAAAGTATCCGAGATCGCCGGACTAAGTGTCCCAAGGAgaacgaaaaaagtaaaaaatttcCAGCCAATCAATCTGAAGCAGAAAACGTGTTGGTTTTTCAAGAACCATCCCAATGGCTGCCCGTTGGATGAACGTGATTGTAAATTCAACCATTTAAGCTGA
- the LOC131205965 gene encoding polycomb group protein Pc: MEITDDRVYAAEKIMKKRVRAGKAEYWVKWKGWSQRHNTWEPEENILDPRLIDIFEKSLRGNSTLKRKKKAVIEDSDDDEEPGPPPVLSTPEPEPKPEKKDPVTSTKKEKDEKHHHHHSHHHHHHHHQSEGGGGSGKKEKEKNSSSSPTDGLKQRAGNSSSSSSSPSIPPKDKSLPVEGSSINTKQEAQAAVTTGSHGALGGAMTGGQLPCLKISISAVCADEPNDHDTNSNSSDDQPLSHKDLAGTKRKAEVLSKGGKVGVTIKTSSPDETSGGHLSKVHRLEATPLACSSTVTPISASAKLDLKPAAPLSPDTPASRPESNIPPADGGNQPALPAAAVVGLAAEAGDEQQQPQRADAPNNELTNGNGGANINNNNNLEKHVTLALSPRSAPPKLWLPKTQTTNQVFITDVTVNLETVTIRECKTERGFFKTREMQQEGGNDLLH, translated from the exons atggaaattacAGACGATCGTGTTTATGCCGCCGAAAAGATCATGAAAAAACGTGTGCGAGCG GGAAAGGCAGAATATTGGGTAAAGTGGAAAGGCTGGAGCCAGCGGCACAACACTTGGGAACCGGAAGAAAATATTCTCGATCCGCGGCTCATCGATATCTTCGAGAAGTCCTTACGCGGCAACTCCACGCTCAAGCGTAAGAAGAAAGCCGTGATCGAAGATTCGGATGATGACGAAGAGCCGGGACCGCCTCCGGTTTTGTccactccggaaccggaaccgaagccAGAAAAGAAGGATCCAGTGACTTCGACCAAGAaggaaaaagatgaaaaacaccatcatcatcattcgcatcaccatcatcaccaccaccatcagagTGAAGGAGGAGGTGGAAGCGgcaagaaggaaaaggaaaagaacagTTCGTCCAGTCCCACGGATGGCCTGAAGCAAAGGGCTGGCAACAGTtctagtagtagcagcagtcCAAGCATTCCACCGAAGGATAAATCTTTGCCGGTTGAAGGTTCCAGTATCAACACCAAACAGGAGGCGCAAGCGGCGGTTACTACCGGAAGCCACGGAGCGCTAGGTGGAGCTATGACTGGGGGTCAGCTTCCCTGTTTGAAAATTTCGATCAGTGCAGTGTGTGCGGACGAGCCGAACGATCATGACACCAACTCCAATTCGAGTGACGATCAACCGCTCAGCCACAAGGATCTGGCAGGCACTAAGCGAAAGGCCGAGGTACTATCGAAGGGTGGCAAGGTAGGTGTTACGATAAAAACTTCCTCTCCCGACGAAACAAGTGGAGGTCACCTGTCGAAGGTCCACCGGCTTGAAGCGACGCCCCTCGCGTGCTCGTCAACCGTCACACCGATCAGTGCATCAGCCAAACTCGATCTAAAGCCCGCTGCACCACTTTCTCCGGACACACCCGCATCACGCCCGGAATCGAACATTCCTCCGGCCGATGGCGGTAATCAGCCAGCGCTACCTGCCGCGGCCGTAGTCGGGCTGGCTGCAGAAGCGGGAGATgaacaacagcagccgcagcgggCCGATGCGCCCAACAATGAGCTGACCAATGGAAATGGAGGTGCCAACatcaataacaacaacaatctaGAGAAGCATGTCACACTGGCGCTATCGCCCCGTTCGGCACCGCCGAAACTTTGGCTaccgaaaacacaaacgacCAATCAGGTGTTTATAACGGATGTTACCGTTAACTTGGAGACGGTCACCATACGCGAATGCAAAACGGAGCGAGGTTTCTTTAAGACTCGCGAAATGCAACAAGAAGGAGGTAACGACCTACTGCACTAA